aacttttaatgaatttttttgaaaatttaaatgtttcaagggatttccaaatatttcaaagaatttgaaatattttagagaagttaaaaagattccaaggttttatttaaatttatttttattgattttaaatgttggaaatattttagggtaaagaagtttctagaatttcggaatttaataaatttcccagGATTTATGGAAATAACGCCAGATTAaatagaatttcacgggatttaatattattctagCGGGGCTTGaagaatttattcaagagaatTGAGGCATTTCGTAGACTTTCCAAAATTTGAAgaggttaaaaattatgttttggaaTTCATACTGAATTCTTgtgaatttatcctaaatttttttaaatttatccaattCTACGTCATTCAATggactttttaaagtttttatttaattgatcctgataAGAAATTGATAAACtaatcaaatgattttaaatattttaggttattttaaaagatcacagagaaatgtttatttgatttcagtaattcaatggaattacaaagaatgaaaaatatttttggaaattttaaacgattcccagatattttttatttatttctaaagtttgaagggatttcgaagactgacatattttagagtattttaaagaaatgtctAAGTATTTCAGaaggttttaatcattttaagtgatttgaaaaaatttgcatgcagttgtaaaaaatgatttcagaCATTACGATCATATTTCTTGTAATTTCACGGCATTTTATCTTACTTTAgcctatttcaaagaatttattcacaagagcCTAACAATtccgtagggtttcaaagatttcacgaaatgttcaaatattttttacaattaatttggaattcgcccggaatgattaataatttatcctgaattattttaaatccttctgaatttttctaaatgcaatcaattttattcaattccagggattcttttgaaaagtttttgttcaattaattttgaaatcttttaaactcactTGAAATCCGTAGCCATATTATCCAATTCTTTTACatgtcctttttattttttgaaactcattttaaactttctcaattcaatatattttttcaggtgGTTTGTTTACAGTTTACTTAATTGTTGCtaaattagtttgattttttaaatgaatatcatcgaatactttttattttccttgaattcctctaaattcactcaaatattactgaataaatgagttttttcgacttgaaaaatgtttttaattaattaaaattgttatgtaGTCATTAGTaacttttttggccgaaaattagtaaggtttcaaagatttgaaattcactctgaattcttattaatttaccctaaattgttttcaattttgtggaattctcttgcattttttataattcaattgaGTTCTTCTAAGTTTACTCCACTCTATCAAATTCAATGGATTTTGTtgcattcttaaaattattttattattgtttttttatttttcgcgagcgtgtttaattttttggcttgaattgcaatataaaattaaataaaaataattcttcattcGTAAAAGTAGCCTTgcattaatgtattttatttatttatcttgcacagttaagaattaaactcatgttgaaaactcgtcttttttattaaaattaaactgttcatgattagaaattaaaagatttcaatgattgatATATTAGCTACTAAATTTTgcgttcagaatttatcttctttttggaatgaaaataatattacttggttaaaagttaaaactttttattaaaagctactttttgttgttgaaggttcatcattttaatggaaaatttatctctttggttgaaaattaagctggttttattcaaaattcgcctgttatttgaatttttttactgagaatttaattttcacagttgaaactttaactatgttgttgaaaatttttttcttttaattattattttttaactgcaaatataattattccagttaaatattcgatcacgttatttaaaaattaatctctttagctgaaaattacattttttaactgaaaatttaactattcaatttttgtttaaaaatttatattttttagttgaaaaatcgtctttttttgtagaaattaaatttattggttaaaaattcattttttaagtttacaattcaactgtttgagttaaagattaatcattctacttgaaaattcattacttcgtttaaaaatctaaacattaaaagaaaatctgaactattctatttttgtttggaaattgatcgtttttagttaaaaattcaactatttgattgaaaattaatctttttagttgcaaattcaactattaaatttggtaaagattcattattttgttcgaaatttcatctttttggtataaaattcaaatatttcaattgattattaatcattttatttaaaagttcgtcAGTTTGGgtacacattattttttaaactgaaaatgtaacttccatttttggttgaaaaataatcatttttaaatagaaactcaactatttaattgcaaatttgtcttttttagtgtaaaattcaattattttgtgaaaaattcatgtgtttaattaaaaaatcgctttctaaacagaaaatatttttcgttgaaaattaaagtattccagtgAGATATTCATAactctaattgtaaatttatctttttaacttaaaatataattaatccagttgaatattcgatgattttagttgaaaattcatatcgtttgtttaaaattcaacaattatagttaaagattcatcattatagttctgtaatattttttttgagtagcaatatttaaaaaaatttgtatagtaATGctttttaacactgaaaatttaattattctatttttgtttgaaaattaatccctttttacatgaaaattcaagtttttgtttgaaaattcatgtattttctttaaaatatgttcttttcagtaaaaaattaacttctcgcTTAATAATTCAACACATGCTTTAAAGtagccttttttgtttaaattcaaatgtttttgactgaaaaagaatttttttttaatgaaatatttaatactaCATTTGTCgttcagaataaattttttttaggaatgaatatttaatttgttgatggaaatttaaactatttttttatattcattgtttttattaaaaattcatcatcttaattttattttgttgaaaattaatttttgtactggaaattcaactattccagttaaaattgaactatttttttgggaaattattttttgttttgttaacatttttattttctaactgaaaatgtaaatatttcaattaaatattccataatttttgttacaaatttatcttcttggttgagcattaattttttaaactagaaattgaactattcaatgtttggttaaaaaatgatttttagttcaatatttgccattttggaagaaaattaattttttttttttggttggaaattcaattattttagcgaaatattaaatattttagttaaaaatttatctttttgattcaaaattcaactataccatttgaagattaatcatttttgttaaaaattcataattttgtatgaagatgtaagtattttgttgaaaatagtcttttttttgttaaaaagttaatcttcttggttggacattcaatattttgattgaaaattaatctttttctttcaaaattcaaatatttcagctgaagattcaccattttaattgaaaatttatctcttttgttaaaaacttaactacttggaggaaatgtttgttctttttttttgaaaattaattttttgttgttgaaattttacttattaaatttttggttgaagatttacatttttgagtagcaaattcaattattcggttgaaaaattaatctttttatttaaaaattcagctgtttgattataaattatactcttttgttgaaaattcattttttttataaaaaattaaactattatcttttaagatttatcatttcaattgaaaatttattttttcgtttaaaaaaaattaactattatccCTAATACTCttcatttcaattgaaagtttatctttttggttgaaaattattttttcttatattttattctttattattttcttgtgttatatttttattagatctttttgatttaaaatttaactattttgtgaaaatattgttttatttttttgtttaaatttaactatttctttgaaaattcttttttttcttttgggaaaaaattaatctcctttgttaaaaatttatttactgaaaatgtaactacctattttatttcttgtgaaaaatatatcctttttattaaaaaatgtaactatatttggttggaaattgatgtgttttaattcaaaatttaaatttttgttgaaaattcgccctttctgttagaaaattcacctttttggttggaaattcaactgatttgttaaaaattcgtccattttgtTGAATATACACCAGCGTTTTGAATTAAATTCTATAAAGTACTCACATTCGTTTTACTTGGAAGAATATATTtgcctatttttgtgaaaaatctcctagttttttttcttatgtCTTTAGTTActtcacaaatgaaaaaaaaacaattatttattcacatttaCATATTTACAAAGACTGAAAAcagcattatttataataaacttcgCGAAATTTCGAGCATTTTCGAGTACATATTCCGAGTCGATTACAAAAAAAGTGAAACAcataaattacaatttcagagaatttttgttcaatatttgtcTGAGCActctgaaaatgttaattttgctaattttttttagtatcttttagTACTTATCTAACCAATAATGACATGCgagactgaaaaaatttaattcagatctgggaatataattaaataacacaaaataattgaatttaaaaaataatagtctcaattttcaaactaaaaatataaagtaccgacaaaaaaagtgtcatattgtatatttcaataaaaaaatatgaagtttcaaaaaataaagattttcctctcaagaaagaaataaatgtttatctaaattgttgaacctacATGCCAAAAGACacactttttctacaaaaaattgaatttttcaaataaaaagtgtgaatttttgaaaaaaattaattttgaacgaaactgatgcatttttactcaacaaaaatgaaaatgcaaaccaagacaattattttttggtattaaagAAGGAGaacttttaaatggaaaacttacagtttcagttaaaataattagttttgaaccaaaaaacggcttttccactaaacagttaaattctcaaccagacatcagtcttaaataaaaaattctaaacaatgcagtttaactttcagtgagttaaattttaaattaaaaaacattattttttagatgaataatGCTTTTTAGATcaatatatttaactaaaaagttgcattttcataaaaaaaagaaatttctaagaaaacagattaattttaaaatcaaaaaagataaatatattttttttaatagttgaattttctgttaaaaaagatttcagtcgacttttcaagatcaaaatatgaatttttaaacaagaaataagttactatgaaaaaaattaaattttcaatccaaaaggacgagtttttttaaccaaaaaggatgaatgtttaacattatagttgaattctctacccaatacatagttgcatttttatccaatattGGTGAAATTTGTACgtaaacagaggaatttttagtaaataaccGGATTTCGTTTttcaagttgaactttcatcaagaaaatatttcagtacatttttcaacactaaaatataaataaataaaaaaatgtacgaaatagttcaattttcagcgaaacaatagaatttttaccaaaaagtataaattttcaatcaaggaagatGTAATTTCTTCtgcagaagatgaattttaaaataaaaaaatataaaataagtgttgaaaatagttcaattttcatacgaagattccagttcactacCTTCCAACTCAAAAATAAGGATTGTGAACAGTAATGTAGTTTTTTGctaattagtcgaatttttaacgaaaaagtatgactttttaacaagattgttaaatttttcaccaaacagttgtattttggtttttaaatgcaaattttactagaaacggttaatttttaaataaaaaaaacaacaaattttcaacaaaaaaagtttaattttgatccaaaaagatttcaactgacttttcaatacaaaaatacaagtttaaaaaaactgaaaatttctaggaaatagttgaattttaaacaaaacagttacatttttatcctagaaagatacaatatttcttctaaaaaaaatgaacttttaaatcaaaagattaatgttatacaaaagcagttgaatttttatcaaaatagttgaataatcaacaACAAATGATGACTTTTgaagaaagttgttaaatttttaaccaaataataaaattaataactaaaaagataatctttacgagaaagttaatttttttttaaattactcaaaaatgTCTCTAACACCCcctcaaatttaatttatgtgcGTTCCCTAATACGCCGGGAGCTCGGCCCTTatgctgtttgtcacgcttgacaaaGGCACAAAACCGGGGTTTCTTATATCGGGGGTCGAGTATCTTATCAATTGGCAATGCAATATTTTCTGCGCTTATGGGCGCATACATAATAATGCCAGTAACGCGACTATTTTTCGCAGATATGATCATCCGATTGAATGGGACCAACAATACTCCAACTACAAGTTGCTTATTGATTACATTAACACTCGAAAAAACGAATACAATACAGAAGTAGTATTCGGCACACCAAAAGACTACTTTCAAGAGATCAGGAAACGATCGGAACATTTTCCTAGCTTGAAAGGAGACTTTTTTGTGTACTCAGACATTTTCAGTGAAGGTCGGCCCGCCTACTGGAGTGGTTACTTCACAACGCGACCCTACATGAAAATGCTCGACCGAGAACTCGAAGGCAATTTAAGATCCGCGGAGATTCTCTACACATTAGCCTTAAACTTAGCGAAACAGTCTGGCGGACAGGATATTAAATTATACGAAACTTATTTCGAAAAGCTGGTTAAAGCCCGACGGAATTTAGGTCTTTTCCAGCATCATGATGCCATTACCGGAACTTCGAAATCGTTTGTCATGAGGGACTAtgctttgaaactttttgaatcaATTACGGACATGACGAGTCTCCAGGGTTTCGCTATTCAGTCCCTAGCCTCACAAAATAGCACTGCCGCCGCGAAATCGAATTTAGCCTACGTCTTATCCGAGTCTGACCGCGACAGTTACGAAAAGCTTCCAAAGAAAATTCCAATTAGCATAAGTGTTGATGAAAATCGgaagattattttgtttaattccttGGCACAGCCGAGACATGAGGTAGTTAGTGTTAAAGTTACCTCATACAAAATGCGAGTCCTCGATCCTCACAAAAATCCGATCCCTTATCAGATAGCGCCAGTGATGAATGCCACGAGCATAACTCACGATATGTATCTACTACTGTTCATCGCCGATTTAAAACCCCTCTCTCTAGCTACTTACTACATCCAGCAAATTGACCGGACTCCTACTGAAGCAATCTCGACTCTATACTGCAATAGATGCAGTAAAGATCCAGTTTTTCCCATAAAACCAATGCAAATTGGCGATATCCAATTGGAAAATCATAAATTGAAGCTTCTCTTTGACGGGCAAACCGGTTTTCTGAAACAAGTCACGAGAAAAGCTACGAATAAGATAATGCAGTGCAATATACAGTTTGCTGCGTATCCATCCGCGCAGTTTCACAGCGGGGCTTATCTCTTCATGCCAGATCCAAATCTGAGAGAGACTGATAAAGACATTCTAGAAGAATACACTCCTCATCAGAAGATCTATATTGTTTCCGGAAATTTGAGCTCGCGATTGACAGTCGAGTATGGGAGATTATTGACCCATCAGGTGTCTATTTATCATCAAGAAGGTGGAGCTAGTTATCTGTCGGAAGCCATCCATATCCGGAACGTCATAGACTTTGAAGCACCTCCGAAAAATCGTGAAACGGAAATGTTTATGCGGCTGCAGACGGACATTCTTAATGGAGATCCTCCGGAGTTTTACACGGATCTGAACGGACATCAGATGCTAAAGAGGACTAAAATTGAAAGGATTGGAATAGAGGGTAACTATTTTCCGATCACGACAATGGCATACATCGAAGATAGTTCTAAAAGATTGACTTTACTGGTTAATCATGCTCAAGGAGCAGCAAGTTATCAACCAGGTTGGCTGGAAGTGATGTTGGAGAGACGAACTCTCTATGATGATTCGCGAGGAATGGGTGAGGGTTTGTTGGACAATCAGCGGACAGTTATGAAGCATTGGCTGCTTCTAGAAGATGTTAATAGGGCTGGTGAGGTGGACAAGTATTCCAGGCCGTCCttatttgccaattatttaagCAACTCTATCAATTATCCGGTGAATGTATTTGTGGTGGACAGTGCGACGGAAAATCGCGTGAAATTAGTACCGGAAACGAGACTGATCAGTCAGAGTTTTCCATGTGACGTTCATCTGCTTAATTTAAGGACTAATCACGACTCGAAGCTTCCGCAATTTCCTGTAAATAGTGCGCTTTTAGTTCTACACAGACAAGGCTACAGCTGCTCTGTTGGTACCGATATAATTTTGACGCATTGCCCTCGTAGCGATCGACTGGCTCGAGGGCTCTCATTCACTAGATTACGAAATCTTAACATTACCAAAACGTCCTTAACGGGGACAAAAGCCGAAAGATACCTGACAAATGGCCTTCAGGAAATCAGTGTCAAGCCTATGGAGGTTGAAACCTATAGAGTGAATTTTGTACACTGaatttgggtaaaaaatgtattttgtgttCTGAATTTGGGTACACAGTGTATTTTGAAGGCTGACTTAGGGTGCAAAGTTTATTTCGTGCACTGATTTTGAGTACCAAATGTATTTTGTACGCTAAATTTGGATGTCAAGTTTATTTTGTACACTGCATTTGTGTACAATGTATATTTTGAACGCTGACTTTGGGTACAAAGTATATTTATACACTGAATTTATGtacaaaatgtattttgtatACTGAACCTGGGTACAGACTGATTTTTGTACACTGAATTTAAGTACAAAGTTTATTTTGTACAGTGATTTTGAGTACAAAATGTATTTTGTACACTGAATTTGGGTATAAAGCGTATTATGTGCACTAGATTTAGTACAAAGTATATTTTATACATTGAATTTATGTACACtgaatttttgtgcaaaatgtaTTTTGTACACTGAACCTGGGTACAGACTGGATTTTGTACACTGAATTTAAGTACAAACTTTATTTTGTACATTGATTTTGAGTACAAAATGTATTTTGTACACTGAGCATGGGTACCGAGTAAATATTGTACACTGAACTTGGGTCTAGAGTGacttttgtacattaaatttggaCACAAAGAGTATTTTGTACACTGAATTTGGGTACAAAGCGTATTTTGTGCACGgtgcaaaatgtattttaatttctgactttgggtacaaaatatattttgtacaGTGGATTTGAGTACAAAGTATATTTTATACACTGGATTTGAATATACTGAATTTAGATAAACTGAATTTGGATACACTGAATTTGGGTATAAAGTGTATTTTGTAGACTGAACTTGGATACAAACTTTATACCGTATTCTAAATTTGAATACAGAGTGAATTTTGTACGCTGAATTTGGGTACAAAGCGTATTTTTACGCTGAATTCGGGTACAAAATATTGTTGTACAGTTGATTTGCGTACAAAGTATATTTTGTACACTGAATTTGAATATACTAAATTTGGTAGAACTGAATTTGGATACACTGAGTTTGGGTATAAAGTGTATTTTGTACACTGaatttggatacaaaatttatatcttaTACTAAACTTCAATACAGAGTGAATTTTGTACACTGAATTGGGGTACAAAATGTAGTTTGCACACTGTATTTGGGTACAAAGTGTATTTCGTATTCTGAATTTGGATAAAAAGTGTGTTATTTACACTGAATTTGGGTGTAGACTGTATTTTGTACACTAAACTTCGGTACATAGTGAATTTTGTACATTGAATTTCGATACAAAATGTATTTTGTACACTGAATCTGGGTACAGACTGGATTTTGTACACTGAATTCAAGTACTAACTTTATTTTGTACAGTGAT
The sequence above is drawn from the Belonocnema kinseyi isolate 2016_QV_RU_SX_M_011 chromosome 7, B_treatae_v1, whole genome shotgun sequence genome and encodes:
- the LOC117177313 gene encoding alpha-mannosidase 2; translation: MYKLLRRGSGRMLILCVVLVSLLLCLYYVSQIQTPASGPASNLLSGDFDKGVTSGVLPDYTEAPDSKISAAACPVIEPRTADIDAQEQFQKFDFQPSWMRSREYWDDSFESRYAELKKNPERPPLKVILVPHSHTDPGWLKTFEQYFHSTTREILNNMVTKLQQWPNMTFIWSEVSFLSLWWDSAHPTKKSIVKRLVKEGRLEITTGGWVMTDEATSHIYAMLDQLIEGHQWLKTNLDVTPESGWSVDPFGHGGTVPYLLKSSGVTATIIQRIHYAWKQWFAKKQYGDFIWRQPWDQEGSADILTHNQPFDIYNIKHSCGPHPHVCLNFDFRKIHGEYTEYSVRAVKITPANVKAMAEMLLEQYSKTGSLFTHNVVLMPLGDDFRYDHPIEWDQQYSNYKLLIDYINTRKNEYNTEVVFGTPKDYFQEIRKRSEHFPSLKGDFFVYSDIFSEGRPAYWSGYFTTRPYMKMLDRELEGNLRSAEILYTLALNLAKQSGGQDIKLYETYFEKLVKARRNLGLFQHHDAITGTSKSFVMRDYALKLFESITDMTSLQGFAIQSLASQNSTAAAKSNLAYVLSESDRDSYEKLPKKIPISISVDENRKIILFNSLAQPRHEVVSVKVTSYKMRVLDPHKNPIPYQIAPVMNATSITHDMYLLLFIADLKPLSLATYYIQQIDRTPTEAISTLYCNRCSKDPVFPIKPMQIGDIQLENHKLKLLFDGQTGFLKQVTRKATNKIMQCNIQFAAYPSAQFHSGAYLFMPDPNLRETDKDILEEYTPHQKIYIVSGNLSSRLTVEYGRLLTHQVSIYHQEGGASYLSEAIHIRNVIDFEAPPKNRETEMFMRLQTDILNGDPPEFYTDLNGHQMLKRTKIERIGIEGNYFPITTMAYIEDSSKRLTLLVNHAQGAASYQPGWLEVMLERRTLYDDSRGMGEGLLDNQRTVMKHWLLLEDVNRAGEVDKYSRPSLFANYLSNSINYPVNVFVVDSATENRVKLVPETRLISQSFPCDVHLLNLRTNHDSKLPQFPVNSALLVLHRQGYSCSVGTDIILTHCPRSDRLARGLSFTRLRNLNITKTSLTGTKAERYLTNGLQEISVKPMEVETYRVNFVH